In a genomic window of Armatimonadota bacterium:
- a CDS encoding redoxin domain-containing protein, with protein sequence MGATICIAALVLAGQTPKSQSLDARIEALSNDLLQSLTLFDSLRAKVESEKDARKLVSQFNEKLESIIGTANKYLTQAKTDDEKVRIRVVRFEALASETPPIQKLVDDATDIAAKFKESSALCPAIENLTFYQYLTAANYAAFDTSLKQSKNEEVAASAGLASIFVQFMNDSGDINKFRSLGQQYPKTKAGQRATKVFDYRTKIVLGQPMIDLKLDLLGGSTVSLSSLKGKVVVLNFWGFWSPGCLGEMQEIKDYLAKYPTRLAWIGINTDNWTPAFVTKRIKEMGLTWENVAAGSPTGELPMDFGIVNYPSKIIIDAQGVVQYVPSTRDWRGPLEEALGKASD encoded by the coding sequence ATGGGCGCCACGATCTGCATAGCCGCACTCGTTTTGGCGGGACAGACCCCCAAGAGCCAATCTCTCGACGCGCGGATTGAGGCTCTTTCGAACGACCTCCTGCAATCGTTGACGCTGTTTGACTCGCTCCGAGCCAAAGTGGAGAGCGAGAAGGACGCCCGCAAGCTGGTTTCCCAGTTCAACGAGAAGCTGGAGTCGATCATCGGGACGGCGAATAAGTACCTGACTCAGGCCAAGACCGACGACGAGAAGGTGCGGATTCGGGTGGTGCGCTTTGAGGCATTGGCGAGCGAGACGCCGCCGATCCAGAAGCTGGTGGACGATGCGACGGACATCGCGGCGAAGTTCAAAGAGAGCTCGGCCTTGTGTCCGGCGATCGAGAATTTGACGTTTTACCAATACTTGACCGCGGCGAACTATGCCGCTTTCGATACGTCGCTGAAGCAGAGCAAGAACGAAGAAGTGGCGGCCTCGGCGGGGCTGGCGAGCATCTTCGTTCAGTTCATGAACGACTCGGGGGACATCAACAAATTCCGGTCCTTGGGGCAACAATATCCGAAGACGAAAGCGGGTCAGCGGGCGACGAAGGTCTTCGATTACCGGACCAAGATCGTACTTGGCCAGCCGATGATCGACCTGAAACTGGACCTTTTGGGCGGGTCGACCGTTTCGCTGAGTTCGCTGAAAGGGAAGGTCGTGGTTTTGAACTTTTGGGGATTCTGGTCGCCGGGGTGCCTGGGCGAAATGCAGGAGATCAAGGATTATTTGGCGAAGTATCCGACGCGGCTGGCGTGGATCGGGATCAACACGGATAACTGGACGCCCGCGTTTGTGACGAAGCGGATTAAGGAGATGGGGCTGACGTGGGAGAACGTCGCGGCGGGGTCGCCGACCGGCGAGTTGCCGATGGATTTTGGCATCGTGAATTATCCGTCGAAGATCATCATCGACGCGCAGGGCGTGGTGCAGTATGTTCCGTCGACCCGCGATTGGCGCGGGCCGCTTGAGGAAGCGCTGGGCAAGGCGTCGGACTAG